In the Magnolia sinica isolate HGM2019 chromosome 15, MsV1, whole genome shotgun sequence genome, one interval contains:
- the LOC131228228 gene encoding actin-103-like isoform X2, with protein sequence MEERECKQPKGAHQRNSKIHGKVKAGILFPCFPFSLFITVGFCVLSRIDPLSPSLFLMEFDHENRAIVCDNGSGTVKAGFAGDDSPCVIFPSVVGHPQKNHAMIGTDQKEMYIGDEAQARRGVLRLSYPVDRSIVKDWDAMEQLWGHTFEKELTVQIEDHPVLLTEAPLNPKVNREKMVEIMFEAFEIPATYVAIQAVLSLYASGRTTGVTHVVPIYEGYTLPHAIQRLDVAGKDLTESLTKILAEDGLMFATSAGREIVRDIKERLAYVAIDYEKEWATSRESSVLDSYYELPDGQIVTVGAGRFRSPEILFDPNRIGIESGGVHEAVFKSIKRCDVDIRSEMYGNVVLSGGTTLLPGLPDRLAKELSSMAPPSIKVRLVAPPERKYSVWIGGSILASLSTFPQMWIAKEDYMEYGSSIVHMKCF encoded by the exons ATGGAAGAAAGAGAATGCAAGCAACCGAAAGGAGCACACCAAagaaattctaagattcatggaAAAGTTAAAGCAGGGATTCTCTTTCCAtgctttcctttttctctctttataACCGTTGGATTCTGTGTCCTATCTCGCATCGATCCCCTCTCTCCTTCCCTGTTTTTGATGGAGTTCGATCACGAGAACCGGgccattgtctgtgacaatggaTCTGGGACCGTAAAG GCCGGGTTTGCTGGGGACGACTCGCCCTGTGTGATCTTCCCTAgtgtggtgggccacccacagAAGAATCACGCCATGATCGGCACCGATCAGAAGGAAATGTACATCGGCGATGAAGCTCAGGCGAGGAGAGGTGTCCTCCGATTGAGTTATCCGGTCGATCGTAGTATAGTGAAGGACTGGGATGCCATGGAGCAGCTGTGGGGACACACATTTGAGAAGGAATTAACGGTCCAGATCGAAGATCATCCGGTCCTTTTAACGGAGGCCCCGTTAAATCCGAAGGTGAATCGCGAGAAGATGGTGGAGATCATGTTCGAGGCATTCGAGATCCCAGCCACTTATGTTGCGATCCAAGCCGTTCTTTCGTTGTATGCGAGTGGACGCACTACAg GTGTCACACATGTGGTCCCCATCTATGAGGGCTACACGCTGCCCCACGCCATCCAACGGTTGGATGTAGCCGGCAAGGACCTGACCGAGAGCCTGACCAAGATCCTCGCCGAAGATGGCCTCATGTTTGCCACATCAGCAGGGAGGGAGATCGTACGGGACATAAAGGAGAGGCTTGCCTACGTGGCGATCGACTACGAAAAGGAGTGGGCCACGTCGAGGGAGAGCTCGGTCCTCGACAGCTACTACGAGTTGCCCGATGGACAGATCGTAACCGTTGGTGCAGGGCGATTCAGGTCCCCAGAAATCCTGTTCGATCCAAACCGTATAGGCATTGAgtctggtggggtccacgaagCCGTTTTCAAGTCGATCAAACGGTGCGATGTGGACATCAGGAGTGAGATGTACGGGAACGTTGTACTAAGTGGTGGGACCACATTGCTACCCGGCTTGCCCGATCGGCTGGCTAAGGAGCTTAGCTCGATGGCTCCACCATCGATCAAGGTGAGATTGGTGGCCCCACCAGAGAGGAAGTATAGCGTGTGGATTGGAGGCTCGATCCTGGCTTCACTCAGCACTTTCCCACAG ATGTGGATAGCCAAAGAGGATTACATGGAGTATGGTTCTTCTATTGTACACATGAAGTGCTTCTAA
- the LOC131228228 gene encoding actin-103-like isoform X1 — MEERECKQPKGAHQRNSKIHGKVKAGILFPCFPFSLFITVGFCVLSRIDPLSPSLFLMEFDHENRAIVCDNGSGTVKAGFAGDDSPCVIFPSVVGHPQKNHAMIGTDQKEMYIGDEAQARRGVLRLSYPVDRSIVKDWDAMEQLWGHTFEKELTVQIEDHPVLLTEAPLNPKVNREKMVEIMFEAFEIPATYVAIQAVLSLYASGRTTGIVLDSGEGVTHVVPIYEGYTLPHAIQRLDVAGKDLTESLTKILAEDGLMFATSAGREIVRDIKERLAYVAIDYEKEWATSRESSVLDSYYELPDGQIVTVGAGRFRSPEILFDPNRIGIESGGVHEAVFKSIKRCDVDIRSEMYGNVVLSGGTTLLPGLPDRLAKELSSMAPPSIKVRLVAPPERKYSVWIGGSILASLSTFPQMWIAKEDYMEYGSSIVHMKCF; from the exons ATGGAAGAAAGAGAATGCAAGCAACCGAAAGGAGCACACCAAagaaattctaagattcatggaAAAGTTAAAGCAGGGATTCTCTTTCCAtgctttcctttttctctctttataACCGTTGGATTCTGTGTCCTATCTCGCATCGATCCCCTCTCTCCTTCCCTGTTTTTGATGGAGTTCGATCACGAGAACCGGgccattgtctgtgacaatggaTCTGGGACCGTAAAG GCCGGGTTTGCTGGGGACGACTCGCCCTGTGTGATCTTCCCTAgtgtggtgggccacccacagAAGAATCACGCCATGATCGGCACCGATCAGAAGGAAATGTACATCGGCGATGAAGCTCAGGCGAGGAGAGGTGTCCTCCGATTGAGTTATCCGGTCGATCGTAGTATAGTGAAGGACTGGGATGCCATGGAGCAGCTGTGGGGACACACATTTGAGAAGGAATTAACGGTCCAGATCGAAGATCATCCGGTCCTTTTAACGGAGGCCCCGTTAAATCCGAAGGTGAATCGCGAGAAGATGGTGGAGATCATGTTCGAGGCATTCGAGATCCCAGCCACTTATGTTGCGATCCAAGCCGTTCTTTCGTTGTATGCGAGTGGACGCACTACAg GCATTGTGTTGGACTCTGGAGAAGGTGTCACACATGTGGTCCCCATCTATGAGGGCTACACGCTGCCCCACGCCATCCAACGGTTGGATGTAGCCGGCAAGGACCTGACCGAGAGCCTGACCAAGATCCTCGCCGAAGATGGCCTCATGTTTGCCACATCAGCAGGGAGGGAGATCGTACGGGACATAAAGGAGAGGCTTGCCTACGTGGCGATCGACTACGAAAAGGAGTGGGCCACGTCGAGGGAGAGCTCGGTCCTCGACAGCTACTACGAGTTGCCCGATGGACAGATCGTAACCGTTGGTGCAGGGCGATTCAGGTCCCCAGAAATCCTGTTCGATCCAAACCGTATAGGCATTGAgtctggtggggtccacgaagCCGTTTTCAAGTCGATCAAACGGTGCGATGTGGACATCAGGAGTGAGATGTACGGGAACGTTGTACTAAGTGGTGGGACCACATTGCTACCCGGCTTGCCCGATCGGCTGGCTAAGGAGCTTAGCTCGATGGCTCCACCATCGATCAAGGTGAGATTGGTGGCCCCACCAGAGAGGAAGTATAGCGTGTGGATTGGAGGCTCGATCCTGGCTTCACTCAGCACTTTCCCACAG ATGTGGATAGCCAAAGAGGATTACATGGAGTATGGTTCTTCTATTGTACACATGAAGTGCTTCTAA